GGCGTTGTGCCGGCCCACGTCCTCGGCCACGATGAGGAGCTTCTCGTCGTCGGCGAGCGCGGCGGCGTGGACCCCTCGCGTCTGCTGGTACAGGGTGGCGGCCTCGTACAGGAGGCGCATCAGGGGGAAGACCCTGTCGGGGTCCAGCGTCCGCTCCAGGAGGACCGGGGCGTGGTCCAGCAGGGTGTTCGAAAAGGTCACACCGCCGCTGCACCCGGAGGTGTAGATCTGGCGCTTCGGCGGCGTGAAGGAGCCCCGGAGCCGAATCTCGGCCAACCCCTCCTCCGGGTTGACTTCCAGGTGCGCGATGTCCTCCAGGCCGCGGATGATCCCCTCGAAGGCCAGGAACCCCAGCACCAGGCAATCCAGCTTGACCGGGGTGCTCATCAGGGTGGCCAGCTCGCGGCCATTCACCACGATGGTGAAGGGCTGCTCGCGGACCACCCCGACCTCCTCGGGGGTGAAATCCTTGCTCCTGTACCGGTAGATGATGGGCATGCGCGCCCCGGGGGACGTTCTCCTACGGACGGTCGCCGTCAGGCGCCCACAGTATATCTATCCGTTCTCCCCGGCGCAAGGCGCCGGCGGATTGACAGGGCCGGGGGTCGTTGCTAGGCTTCCGGCGCGTCGCCTGCGGGTCAGTCCCGCTTTGGGAACGAGGGATGGGCCGGCCATCGTCCTGCATCTCGGAAGGCGAGGGGTTGGAAGGGCCTGAGCTGGCCCGCGCGGCCGAGGGCCGCGCGCCCGTCATCGTCCGGTTCAGCGCCACGGAGCGGGCCTTCCACTGGAGCATCGCCCTCCCGACGCTCGTCCTCCTCCTGAGCGGCCTCTTCCTGCGCTTCGGCTGGCTCCAGGCGCTCATGCTGGGTTACGACCGGCGGGTCGGGCTACGCCTGCACCTGCTGGCGGGTGTGGCCGTCCTTCTCCTCCCCGTTCTGGTCGCGCTGCTCGGTGACCGTCGAGTCCTGCGTCGGACCGGCCGGGCCCTCGTACAGATGGACAGCGCCGACCGGCGCTTTCTCTGGGACCTGCCCCGCTGGCTCAGGAACGACCCGGATGCGGGGGGAGAGGTCGGCCAGTTCAACGGCGGGCAGAAACTGAACACCCTCGTGACCGGTCTCAGCCTTCTCCTCGCGACCGCGACGGGCCTCTTCCTCTGGATCTTCCCGCCCCGCTCGAGCCTAGGGGCTGCAGTCGCCTTCCTTCACGAGGTTACCACCTATATCCTGCTCCCGGTGGTGGCCGGACACCTCACCATGGCCCTGGTGCACCCGCGCACCCGGGAGTCCCTCCGGGGCATCCTGTTCGGGTTCGTAGATGCCGAGTGGGCCCGCCGCCACCATCCCCGCTGGTACCGGGACGTGGCGGGGAAGGCATCCGGACCGGACGAGGGGGCGGGGAAAACAAAACCCCGGAGGAACACTCCTTCCCCCGGGGTGTCGGTCGGCTCCTGCTGCGACGGGACCTAGCTCTCGAAGCTCGTCAGGGTCTTCCAGGCGGGGCGGAGGACCGTGAGCTGCTTCAGGTGCAGCCGTCCGCCCTCATCCACGACCTCCACTTTGACCTCGTCCCCGGCCTGCACCTCCTCCAGGGGGAGCGCCTCCTGGTTCTCCCCCAGGATCCGCGTGCCCTCACTGCAGCAGACGCGGCAGAACGTGACCTCCGTCTCCTTGAGCCGCAGCTCGCGCCCCTTGGCATCCACGGCCGTTACCATACCGTACACGGTGCGGAGGCCCATCATCCCTCACCCCTTTCTCTGCCCCCGGGACCCGGGGTGACCGCCGGACCCGGCTCTGGCTCCCCTGGCCGAACCGGGGCCATGCTGAACCCGCGTTCGGCCGCGATCAGTTCCAGGTGGGGGCTCCCCAGGTCCTCCAGCCAGGGAATCAATCCGAAGAAATCCTTGTTGTCAATCAGCTTCAGCGCCCGCCGGCACGCGCGACACGCCTCCAGCTGGCACCGCTTGTCCGCCTCGTCGAACAGCAGAATCAGCCGCTGGTGGTCCCGGTTCCCGCAGAACGGGCACTCCCCCCGGCGGAACCGCCACTGGCAGCCACACAATCCGCAGTGCAGGTAGCGGTGCGCGGTGGTGTCTTGCCCCCGGTGCTCCGCGGTGGCCGGAGGCGACCCGCACACCGGGCAGAGCCCCCGCGACCACTCGGCTTCCTCTGCCAGGGGCTGCAGGCGGGCCGCGACGGCCTCCAGGCTCGGGCGGAGGCTCGCCTGAAGCCAGAACGGGAGGAGGGCTTCCGGCAGCCCGTGGGCGTCGGTGAGGCGCGCCACCTCTTCCCCGCCCGCGAGCCAATCCTGGACGAGGTCTCGGAGGCCGCATTCCCCACTTTTCAGCGACTGCGCGACCGCACCCGCCGGCGCGCCTGCCCTGGCCTGCATCAGGGGCGCGAGGCGCCAGAAGAGCGCCTCCGTGGCCGCCCAGTCTACCGGCAGCGCTGCCGGTGCGGCGACGGGGGCTCCCTCCCGGAGCCGCCCAAGCGCCTCCGGCCCCGCCAGGGCCCCGACGTCAATCTCGGCGACCGTCTGGTGCTGGGCCTCCAGAACCTGTCCGTGGAAGCTCAGCAACTCTCCCAGGGGCGGCCGCCGCCGCTTCAATAATTCCAGGGCCCGGACGACGTTCTCCCAGGGGTACTCCCTCAGCATGCCCGGGCCCGCCGCCCCCTCACGCCGTCACCCCCAGGGCCTGCCCCGCGGCGAAGATCAGGAACTTCGTCAGGAACCCACCCAGCAGGATCAAGATGGCGGCTGCCGTGAGGGTCGCCCCCGCCGGTTGGCGGTATCCCCCGGGGAATCCATCGCGGAACTCCAGGATCAGGGGGACGGCCAACCCGAGGATCACGGCGCCGCCCCAGAACGGCAGCGCGTAGGACCCGCTGAGCAGGAGCTGGAGCGCTCGCGCGGTCTTTGGAGTGCCCCCCGATACGTTCCAGAGGTAGGCCGCGAGCACCACCGCCTGGAGGATCAGGCACCAGGTGTAGGTCCGCCGGAGCTTGGCGAGGGTCCGGGCCGGCCCTCCCTCCCGGAGCTGGAGGATCAGGGCCAGCGTCGCCCCTGCCCCGCTGGCGGCCACCACCAGGAAGAGCGCCCCGCCCAGCCGGCTATCCATCCAGAGGGGCTGAGCCGTCGCGGAGATCAACTGGCCGGTGTACGCCGCCAGGAAGAAGGCAAAGAGGCCCCCAAAGAGGCCCAGCGTCCGGCGGAGGCCGACGCTGTCCGGCCGCTCGTTCCAGCTCAGGTAGGCCCCGGCCGCCGCGAAGGCGCCGAAGATCCCCAGGCCCCATGCGCCCACGCTCATGGGGGAGTAGGGCTTGAAGTGGAATCCCAGGATGTTGATCGCCCCCTCCCCGATGGCCGTCGAGGGCTTGGGGACCCAGAGCATGTGGAAGAACCGCTGGGGCATTCCGAGGTCAACGATCAGGATGAGCGCGATGACGGGGGCGATGGCGAAGGCGAGGAGATAGCCGATCCGGACCATCCCCCGGTCTTCCGCCGACCCGAAGTTGTCGGCGATGGCGGCCAGGACGTAGGACGCCCCCGCGATCCCGCCCAGGAAGAAGTAGAGGTCAATCAGCCAGGGCCACTCGGGTGGCTGGGTCATCGGGTCTCCTCCCCTGCGAAAGCGGGGGCGTCCCCCCGCCGTCAGCCAACTGGCTGTTACCTGGACTGCCCGCGCTCGCGGAAGGCCACGACGGCGCCGATGGCCACGCCGACGGCCGAGAGGATGCTCCACCCGGAGTCCAGGGGGACCTTCCGCTGCGGGAGCGACACCGGCTTCGGGGGCAGGCCGTAGACCTCCGGCTTGTCCAGGAGGAGGAAGAAAGCGTTGAGCCCGCCCACCACGTCGTCATCCACGCCGTAGAGCTGGGCGTCCATCTCCCCCTGCTGGCGCAGGACCTCCAGCCGCTTGCGCGCCTTCTCCGCCAGCTCGTCACGGTACCCGAACTGGATGGACTCGGTCGGGCAGGTCTTCGCGCAGGCGGTGGGCATGCCCTCGTGGATCCGGTCGTTGCAGAAGGTACACTTGTTGACCCGCCCCGTCCCGGTGTTGAAGGAGATGACCCCGAAGGGGCAGGCCGAGACGCAGTACCGGCAGCCATTGCAGATGTCCTGGTTCACGTTGACCGTGCCGAACTCCGTCCGGTAGATGGCCCCGGTCGGGCAGGCCTCCAGGCAGCCGGCCTGCACGCAGTGCTTGCAGACGTCGGACATCAGGAGCCACTTCGGGTCTCCCTTGGCGTCCTTCTTCTCGACGAACCGGACGAGCCGCCAGGTCTTGTCGGTGAAGTGGGGGTGGTTCTGGTAGCTCCCGGTCCAGACCGGCTCCTCCCAGGTGAGCTGGTTCCACTGCTTGCACGCGACCTGGCAGGCCCGGCAGCCGATGCAGACTGAGGTGTCGGTGAACATCGCCAGGGCTCTGGCCATCGCTAGACCTCCCCCTTCCGGACGTCGCAGAGGAGCGCCTTGCTCTCCTGGATGAAGGTGGTGGGATCTCCCAGGCTGGCCACGAGGTCGTTGGTGATGTCGCCCTTGGAGCTCGGGATGGCTCCCTGGTAACCCCAGTGCCACGGGATGCCCACGTGGTGGACTTTCTTGCCGTTAATGATGAACGGCCGGAACCGGTCGGTGACCATGGCTCGGGCGCGGATCTTGCCGCGGGCGCTCAGGACGGTCACCATCTCCCCGTTCTGGATCCCCTTCTCGGTGGCCAGGTCGGGGCTCATCTCGATGAAGTGACCGACGAACAGCTCGGAGAGCCAGGGGACGTGGCGGGACATGCCGGCCGCGTGGTGCTCGGTCAGCCGGTAGGTGGTGAGCACGATCGGGAATTCCTCGGGCTTGCCGAGCCGGTTCTTGTCCCCGATATCCCACACCTTCGCCAACGGGTTCTTGTCCACCCGGGAGAGGAGGTTCTTGATCGGGGCCTCGTACGGCTCGTAGTGCTCCGGGAACGGTCCGTCGAGCACCACGCCAAAGAGGGCCCCCTTGCCGTCCGCCCGCATGATGAAGGCGTCCTGGCCGCTCAGCCCCTTGAAGGGCCCGTCGGCGAACTTCGGAGCGTCGGGGGGCAGGTCGGCCTTGAAGTCCGGCACGTCGTTGCCGACCCACTTCTTCTGGGCCGGATCCCACCAGATGACCTTGGTCTTCTCGCTCCAGGGGCGTCCGCGGGCGTCCGCCGAGGCTCGGTTGTAGAGGATCCGGCGGTTGGCCGGCCAGACAAAGCCCCAGTTGTGGGCCAGATAGTCGCCGGGCGCCGCCTTCTCCCGCCGCAGCGCCAGGTTCTTCCCCTCCTCCGGGTACACACCGCTGTAGATCCAATTCCCGCAGGCGGTGCTCCCGTCGTCGCGGCAGTCGCCGAACCCCTTGATGGGCTGACCCTTCTTGTAGACGACCTGGCCGTCCTTCATGATGTCCTGTGTGGCATACCCGTTGACCTCTTTCAGGACCAGCTCCATGGTCGGCTCGACCTTCTCCCCCTGGGGCTTGTAGTCCCACACCAGGTCCAGGATGGGCCGGTCTTTCTTCGCCTTGGAGCCGGCGTACAGCTGCTTCATGCGCAGCCCCAGGTCCACGATGAAGGCGGCATCCGACCGGGCGTCCCCGGGCGGCTCCACCGCCTTCACGTGCCACTGGAGCAGGCGCATGGTGTTGGTGAGGGAGCCGTCCTTCTCCGCTGCCGGGGCCGCCGGCAGGAAGAAGACCTCCACCTTGACCGCCTTTGGATCTGCAACCTCGGGCGCCTTCCAGACCGCCGCGGTCTCGGTCTCGAAGAGGTCGTGGACGACCATCCACTCCAGGTTCCGGAGGCCCTCCCGAGCCATCTTGGCGTTCGGGCTGTCCACCGCCGGGTTCTGTCCCATGACGATGAACCCCTTCACCTTGCCCTTCACCATCTCCACCAGCATGTGCTGGTGCGAGTAGTCGTCCTCGGTGGCCCGCTTCGGCAGGTAGTCGTAGGCGAAGTCGGTCTCCTTGGTCGCCGCGTCCCCGTACCAGGCCTTGAGCTGGCTGACCATGAACTTCCCCATGTTGGAGAAGTAGCCCGACCGGGGGTAGACCTTCTCGGCGAAGTCCTTGTAGGTCGGGTGGGGGTCCCGGAGCGGCATCGGCGGATAGCCAGGCAGCATGTGGTAGAGGGTGCCCATGTCCGTCGCGCCCTGGACGTTGCTGTGCCCGCGGAGCGCCACGACCCCGCCCCCCTTGATGCCGATGTTGCCCAGCAGGAGCTGG
Above is a genomic segment from Candidatus Methylomirabilis sp. containing:
- a CDS encoding formate dehydrogenase accessory sulfurtransferase FdhD; this encodes MPIIYRYRSKDFTPEEVGVVREQPFTIVVNGRELATLMSTPVKLDCLVLGFLAFEGIIRGLEDIAHLEVNPEEGLAEIRLRGSFTPPKRQIYTSGCSGGVTFSNTLLDHAPVLLERTLDPDRVFPLMRLLYEAATLYQQTRGVHAAALADDEKLLIVAEDVGRHNA
- a CDS encoding cytochrome b/b6 domain-containing protein; this encodes MEGPELARAAEGRAPVIVRFSATERAFHWSIALPTLVLLLSGLFLRFGWLQALMLGYDRRVGLRLHLLAGVAVLLLPVLVALLGDRRVLRRTGRALVQMDSADRRFLWDLPRWLRNDPDAGGEVGQFNGGQKLNTLVTGLSLLLATATGLFLWIFPPRSSLGAAVAFLHEVTTYILLPVVAGHLTMALVHPRTRESLRGILFGFVDAEWARRHHPRWYRDVAGKASGPDEGAGKTKPRRNTPSPGVSVGSCCDGT
- a CDS encoding formate dehydrogenase accessory protein FdhE, whose translation is MLREYPWENVVRALELLKRRRPPLGELLSFHGQVLEAQHQTVAEIDVGALAGPEALGRLREGAPVAAPAALPVDWAATEALFWRLAPLMQARAGAPAGAVAQSLKSGECGLRDLVQDWLAGGEEVARLTDAHGLPEALLPFWLQASLRPSLEAVAARLQPLAEEAEWSRGLCPVCGSPPATAEHRGQDTTAHRYLHCGLCGCQWRFRRGECPFCGNRDHQRLILLFDEADKRCQLEACRACRRALKLIDNKDFFGLIPWLEDLGSPHLELIAAERGFSMAPVRPGEPEPGPAVTPGPGGRERGEG
- the nrfD gene encoding NrfD/PsrC family molybdoenzyme membrane anchor subunit, with the translated sequence MTQPPEWPWLIDLYFFLGGIAGASYVLAAIADNFGSAEDRGMVRIGYLLAFAIAPVIALILIVDLGMPQRFFHMLWVPKPSTAIGEGAINILGFHFKPYSPMSVGAWGLGIFGAFAAAGAYLSWNERPDSVGLRRTLGLFGGLFAFFLAAYTGQLISATAQPLWMDSRLGGALFLVVAASGAGATLALILQLREGGPARTLAKLRRTYTWCLILQAVVLAAYLWNVSGGTPKTARALQLLLSGSYALPFWGGAVILGLAVPLILEFRDGFPGGYRQPAGATLTAAAILILLGGFLTKFLIFAAGQALGVTA
- a CDS encoding 4Fe-4S dicluster domain-containing protein translates to MARALAMFTDTSVCIGCRACQVACKQWNQLTWEEPVWTGSYQNHPHFTDKTWRLVRFVEKKDAKGDPKWLLMSDVCKHCVQAGCLEACPTGAIYRTEFGTVNVNQDICNGCRYCVSACPFGVISFNTGTGRVNKCTFCNDRIHEGMPTACAKTCPTESIQFGYRDELAEKARKRLEVLRQQGEMDAQLYGVDDDVVGGLNAFFLLLDKPEVYGLPPKPVSLPQRKVPLDSGWSILSAVGVAIGAVVAFRERGQSR
- the fdnG gene encoding formate dehydrogenase-N subunit alpha; this translates as HSATVPALGVTYGRGAMTTNLIDVMYADVIMPTSNWAECHPVSYKWVMKAKERGAKIIHVDPRFTRTSATADIWAPIRSGTNIVFFGGLINYAIQKRKYHHDYVVLHTNAAFLLDPEFKNATELDGLFTGYDPAKRSYDRKTWRYQLDENGNPKKDTTLQHPQTVFQHFKRQYSRYTPEMVEKVCGLPKEKFLQVAELYCSTGAPDKAGTISYALQLNQSTNGVQQIRSLTILQLLLGNIGIKGGGVVALRGHSNVQGATDMGTLYHMLPGYPPMPLRDPHPTYKDFAEKVYPRSGYFSNMGKFMVSQLKAWYGDAATKETDFAYDYLPKRATEDDYSHQHMLVEMVKGKVKGFIVMGQNPAVDSPNAKMAREGLRNLEWMVVHDLFETETAAVWKAPEVADPKAVKVEVFFLPAAPAAEKDGSLTNTMRLLQWHVKAVEPPGDARSDAAFIVDLGLRMKQLYAGSKAKKDRPILDLVWDYKPQGEKVEPTMELVLKEVNGYATQDIMKDGQVVYKKGQPIKGFGDCRDDGSTACGNWIYSGVYPEEGKNLALRREKAAPGDYLAHNWGFVWPANRRILYNRASADARGRPWSEKTKVIWWDPAQKKWVGNDVPDFKADLPPDAPKFADGPFKGLSGQDAFIMRADGKGALFGVVLDGPFPEHYEPYEAPIKNLLSRVDKNPLAKVWDIGDKNRLGKPEEFPIVLTTYRLTEHHAAGMSRHVPWLSELFVGHFIEMSPDLATEKGIQNGEMVTVLSARGKIRARAMVTDRFRPFIINGKKVHHVGIPWHWGYQGAIPSSKGDITNDLVASLGDPTTFIQESKALLCDVRKGEV